In a genomic window of Magnolia sinica isolate HGM2019 chromosome 14, MsV1, whole genome shotgun sequence:
- the LOC131225733 gene encoding uncharacterized protein LOC131225733 isoform X3: protein MALVIYGYDFICFALVAGAIFGSLWVIRRTEGDQICDDATRYESLLFDRSDRDGFVGQMRNGHVGSTQLWMSCWREVHPGWLLATRAVSAFVLAGFLAWDIRCYDSTIFVYYTEWTVALVIIYFALGTVISAHGCWMYSKHRLENEERGGRSRKADLEESKSTVTTYKTAKISGAIEGEGHHEQEIIKQRAGFWGYLMQTVYQACAGAVMLTDIVFWCLIVPFLSIQHFSLNMVSLLGSHSYPLLRLIRAYRRSEKFNFPEIVPTSICKALLASPISFLLLKIGGMVWLSQFNVSLVV, encoded by the exons ATGGCGCTGGTGATCTACGGTTATGATTTCATCTGTTTTGCATTGGTCGCTGGCGCCATCTTCGGTTCCTTGTGGGTGATCAGACGGACAGAAGGCGACCAGATATGCGACGATGCCACCAGGTATGAGAGCTTGTTGTTCGATCGATCTGATCGGGACGGATTCGTGGGTCAGATGAGGAatggccatgtggggtccactcagtTGTGGATGAGCTGCTGGAGAGAGGTGCATCCTGGATGGCTCTTGGCTACCCGGGCTGTGTCTGCATTTGTCTTGGCTGGGTTCCTGGCATGGGACATAAGATGCTATGATTCGACCATCTTTGTATACTACACTGA GTGGACCGTTGCACTAGTCATTATCTATTTCGCG CTTGGCACTGTGATATCCGCCCATGGATGCTGGATGTATTCAAAACATCGCTTGGAAAATGAAGAAAGAGGTGGCAGGTCCCGGAAAGCGGACTTAGAAGAGAGTAAATCAACAGTCACAACATATAAAACAGCTAAAATCAGCGGTGCCATCGAAGGAGAAGGCCATCATGAGCAGGAGATTATCAAACAAAGAGCGGGTTTTTGGGGGTATCTGATGCAAACTGTATATCAG GCTTGTGCTGGTGCTGTAATGCTGACGGATATCGTTTTCTGGTGTCTTATAGTTCCGTTTCTCTCGATCCAACATTTCAGCCTGAATATG GTATCTCTGCTTGGCTCTCATTCATATCCCTTGTTACGGCTTATACGCGCTTATCGTAGAAGCGAAAAATTCAATTTTCCCGAGATTGTTCCCACAAGCATATGTAAAGCCTTATTAGCATCCCCAATTtcatttttgcttttgaaaattggAGGGATGGTTTGGCTGTCACAATTCAATGTATCTTTAGTTGTTTAA
- the LOC131225733 gene encoding uncharacterized protein LOC131225733 isoform X2: protein MALVIYGYDFICFALVAGAIFGSLWVIRRTEGDQICDDATRYESLLFDRSDRDGFVGQMRNGHVGSTQLWMSCWREVHPGWLLATRAVSAFVLAGFLAWDIRCYDSTIFVYYTEWTVALVIIYFALGTVISAHGCWMYSKHRLENEERGGRSRKADLEESKSTVTTYKTAKISGAIEGEGHHEQEIIKQRAGFWGYLMQTVYQACAGAVMLTDIVFWCLIVPFLSIQHFSLNMLMGCMHTLNAVFLLLDTILNDMPFPWFRLTYFVLWSCIYIIFQWVIHACGFPWYLCLALIHIPCYGLYALIVEAKNSIFPRLFPQAYVKPY from the exons ATGGCGCTGGTGATCTACGGTTATGATTTCATCTGTTTTGCATTGGTCGCTGGCGCCATCTTCGGTTCCTTGTGGGTGATCAGACGGACAGAAGGCGACCAGATATGCGACGATGCCACCAGGTATGAGAGCTTGTTGTTCGATCGATCTGATCGGGACGGATTCGTGGGTCAGATGAGGAatggccatgtggggtccactcagtTGTGGATGAGCTGCTGGAGAGAGGTGCATCCTGGATGGCTCTTGGCTACCCGGGCTGTGTCTGCATTTGTCTTGGCTGGGTTCCTGGCATGGGACATAAGATGCTATGATTCGACCATCTTTGTATACTACACTGA GTGGACCGTTGCACTAGTCATTATCTATTTCGCG CTTGGCACTGTGATATCCGCCCATGGATGCTGGATGTATTCAAAACATCGCTTGGAAAATGAAGAAAGAGGTGGCAGGTCCCGGAAAGCGGACTTAGAAGAGAGTAAATCAACAGTCACAACATATAAAACAGCTAAAATCAGCGGTGCCATCGAAGGAGAAGGCCATCATGAGCAGGAGATTATCAAACAAAGAGCGGGTTTTTGGGGGTATCTGATGCAAACTGTATATCAG GCTTGTGCTGGTGCTGTAATGCTGACGGATATCGTTTTCTGGTGTCTTATAGTTCCGTTTCTCTCGATCCAACATTTCAGCCTGAATATG TTAATGGGGTGCATGCATACTCTCAATGCAGTGTTTCTTCTCCTCGACACCATCCTCAACGACATG CCGTTCCCGTGGTTCCGCCTGACATACTTTGTGCTCTGGAGCTGTATCTACATCATTTTCCAATGGGTTATCCATGCATGTGGTTTTCCATG GTATCTCTGCTTGGCTCTCATTCATATCCCTTGTTACGGCTTATACGCGCTTATCGTAGAAGCGAAAAATTCAATTTTCCCGAGATTGTTCCCACAAGCATATGTAAAGCCTTATTAG
- the LOC131225733 gene encoding uncharacterized protein LOC131225733 isoform X1: MALVIYGYDFICFALVAGAIFGSLWVIRRTEGDQICDDATRYESLLFDRSDRDGFVGQMRNGHVGSTQLWMSCWREVHPGWLLATRAVSAFVLAGFLAWDIRCYDSTIFVYYTEWTVALVIIYFALGTVISAHGCWMYSKHRLENEERGGRSRKADLEESKSTVTTYKTAKISGAIEGEGHHEQEIIKQRAGFWGYLMQTVYQACAGAVMLTDIVFWCLIVPFLSIQHFSLNMLMGCMHTLNAVFLLLDTILNDMPFPWFRLTYFVLWSCIYIIFQWVIHACGFPWWPYPFLELSTPWAPMWYLCLALIHIPCYGLYALIVEAKNSIFPRLFPQAYVKPY; encoded by the exons ATGGCGCTGGTGATCTACGGTTATGATTTCATCTGTTTTGCATTGGTCGCTGGCGCCATCTTCGGTTCCTTGTGGGTGATCAGACGGACAGAAGGCGACCAGATATGCGACGATGCCACCAGGTATGAGAGCTTGTTGTTCGATCGATCTGATCGGGACGGATTCGTGGGTCAGATGAGGAatggccatgtggggtccactcagtTGTGGATGAGCTGCTGGAGAGAGGTGCATCCTGGATGGCTCTTGGCTACCCGGGCTGTGTCTGCATTTGTCTTGGCTGGGTTCCTGGCATGGGACATAAGATGCTATGATTCGACCATCTTTGTATACTACACTGA GTGGACCGTTGCACTAGTCATTATCTATTTCGCG CTTGGCACTGTGATATCCGCCCATGGATGCTGGATGTATTCAAAACATCGCTTGGAAAATGAAGAAAGAGGTGGCAGGTCCCGGAAAGCGGACTTAGAAGAGAGTAAATCAACAGTCACAACATATAAAACAGCTAAAATCAGCGGTGCCATCGAAGGAGAAGGCCATCATGAGCAGGAGATTATCAAACAAAGAGCGGGTTTTTGGGGGTATCTGATGCAAACTGTATATCAG GCTTGTGCTGGTGCTGTAATGCTGACGGATATCGTTTTCTGGTGTCTTATAGTTCCGTTTCTCTCGATCCAACATTTCAGCCTGAATATG TTAATGGGGTGCATGCATACTCTCAATGCAGTGTTTCTTCTCCTCGACACCATCCTCAACGACATG CCGTTCCCGTGGTTCCGCCTGACATACTTTGTGCTCTGGAGCTGTATCTACATCATTTTCCAATGGGTTATCCATGCATGTGGTTTTCCATG GTGGCCTTACCCTTTCCTTGAGCTCTCGACTCCTTGGGCGCCTATGTG GTATCTCTGCTTGGCTCTCATTCATATCCCTTGTTACGGCTTATACGCGCTTATCGTAGAAGCGAAAAATTCAATTTTCCCGAGATTGTTCCCACAAGCATATGTAAAGCCTTATTAG
- the LOC131225327 gene encoding uncharacterized protein LOC131225327 isoform X1 yields the protein MTVENDDGTGLRLAILRQEDEEEDEEMVGKEEETISQEQQEHYVIRSSTPNPTTLIIRQLPSQGLSFQLWPAASTLMSFLDQSSSSSSNSPFLSSISQRPIRILELGSGTGLVGIAAAAILGAHVTITDLPHVLPNLQFNANTNATAVASNSGVVDVRCLRWGEPEDMASIGHQFHLLLASDVVYHDHLFHPLLQTLSFFLQGDVGLVMAHLRRWKKDSAFFKKAKKLFDVTMIHRDDPLPGSRTGVVVYHFAEKGRNKTIMEPIL from the coding sequence ATGACAGTTGAAAATGATGATGGTACTGGCCTTCGTCTTGCAATCCTCcgacaagaagatgaagaagaagatgaagaaatggtgggaaaagaagaagagacaATAAGTCAGGAGCAGCAAGAGCACTATGTTATCCGATCATCGACCCCCAACCCCACCACATTGATTATCCGTCAGCTTCCTTCTCAGGGACTCTCTTTCCAGCTCTGGCCGGCGGCTTCCACCCTTATGTCCTTCCTTGACCAATCCTCGTCGTCATCATCCAACAGCCCCTTCCTATCCTCCATCTCCCAACGGCCTATCCGTATCCTTGAGCTTGGTTCCGGCACCGGCCTTGTCGGCATCGCTGCAGCTGCAATTCTTGGCGCCCATGTCACCATCACCGATCTCCCCCATGTCCTCCCCAACCTCCAATTCAATGCCAACACCAATGCTACTGCCGTGGCCTCAAACAGCGGGGTTGTTGATGTACGATGCCTCAGGTGGGGAGAGCCTGAGGACATGGCATCCATCGGCCACCAATTCCATCTCCTCCTTGCGTCTGATGTTGTCTACCATGACCACCTCTTCCACCCTCTACTCcaaaccctctctttcttcctgCAAGGAGACGTGGGACTAGTAATGGCTCATCTGAGAAGGTGGAAGAAGGATTCCGCCTTCTTCAAGAAGGCAAAGAAGCTGTTTGATGTAACGATGATACATAGGGATGATCCATTGCCTGGCTCTCGAACTGGTGTTGTTGTTTACCATTTTGCTGAAAAGGGTCGAAACAAAACCATCATGGAACCTATCCTGTGA
- the LOC131225327 gene encoding uncharacterized protein LOC131225327 isoform X2 — protein sequence MVGKEEETISQEQQEHYVIRSSTPNPTTLIIRQLPSQGLSFQLWPAASTLMSFLDQSSSSSSNSPFLSSISQRPIRILELGSGTGLVGIAAAAILGAHVTITDLPHVLPNLQFNANTNATAVASNSGVVDVRCLRWGEPEDMASIGHQFHLLLASDVVYHDHLFHPLLQTLSFFLQGDVGLVMAHLRRWKKDSAFFKKAKKLFDVTMIHRDDPLPGSRTGVVVYHFAEKGRNKTIMEPIL from the coding sequence atggtgggaaaagaagaagagacaATAAGTCAGGAGCAGCAAGAGCACTATGTTATCCGATCATCGACCCCCAACCCCACCACATTGATTATCCGTCAGCTTCCTTCTCAGGGACTCTCTTTCCAGCTCTGGCCGGCGGCTTCCACCCTTATGTCCTTCCTTGACCAATCCTCGTCGTCATCATCCAACAGCCCCTTCCTATCCTCCATCTCCCAACGGCCTATCCGTATCCTTGAGCTTGGTTCCGGCACCGGCCTTGTCGGCATCGCTGCAGCTGCAATTCTTGGCGCCCATGTCACCATCACCGATCTCCCCCATGTCCTCCCCAACCTCCAATTCAATGCCAACACCAATGCTACTGCCGTGGCCTCAAACAGCGGGGTTGTTGATGTACGATGCCTCAGGTGGGGAGAGCCTGAGGACATGGCATCCATCGGCCACCAATTCCATCTCCTCCTTGCGTCTGATGTTGTCTACCATGACCACCTCTTCCACCCTCTACTCcaaaccctctctttcttcctgCAAGGAGACGTGGGACTAGTAATGGCTCATCTGAGAAGGTGGAAGAAGGATTCCGCCTTCTTCAAGAAGGCAAAGAAGCTGTTTGATGTAACGATGATACATAGGGATGATCCATTGCCTGGCTCTCGAACTGGTGTTGTTGTTTACCATTTTGCTGAAAAGGGTCGAAACAAAACCATCATGGAACCTATCCTGTGA